One Gloeothece verrucosa PCC 7822 DNA window includes the following coding sequences:
- a CDS encoding RES family NAD+ phosphorylase gives MVKIAPPPPINSPSPIIYELSVDDYIIRIFDPTKYQTQALTFRYYGPISRFDHHRGSLNNPQNDSERGIYYAAFTLSGCLVECFGDTGVIEIKDQCVAQVQLTRTIKLLDLRGSAAMKAGSVAALAKDADRKLTQTWSRYFYEQDSIYSVVDGIIYYNAHNDEKAVALFERAKSALFCPPEQVIRLDDPELTAGIEEAALNNNLIIQPYTK, from the coding sequence TTGGTAAAAATTGCTCCACCTCCTCCGATTAATTCTCCTTCTCCTATTATTTATGAACTATCTGTAGACGATTACATCATCCGAATTTTTGACCCAACAAAATATCAAACACAAGCACTTACTTTTCGTTATTACGGGCCGATAAGCCGTTTCGATCATCATAGAGGTTCTTTAAATAATCCTCAAAATGATTCGGAACGGGGTATTTATTATGCCGCATTTACTTTATCAGGATGTTTAGTAGAATGTTTTGGAGATACTGGGGTAATTGAAATTAAAGATCAATGTGTTGCACAAGTTCAGTTAACTCGGACTATTAAACTGTTAGATTTGCGAGGGTCCGCAGCAATGAAAGCCGGTTCAGTCGCGGCATTAGCTAAAGACGCTGATAGAAAACTTACTCAAACTTGGTCACGTTATTTTTATGAGCAAGACTCTATTTATTCTGTAGTTGACGGAATTATTTATTATAATGCTCACAATGATGAGAAAGCGGTCGCACTCTTTGAACGAGCAAAAAGTGCCCTATTTTGTCCACCTGAGCAAGTGATTCGCCTTGACGATCCCGAATTAACTGCTGGTATTGAAGAAGCCGCCTTAAACAATAATTTAATCATTCAGCCATACACAAAATAA